One stretch of Oncorhynchus masou masou isolate Uvic2021 chromosome 9, UVic_Omas_1.1, whole genome shotgun sequence DNA includes these proteins:
- the LOC135546055 gene encoding hepatic and glial cell adhesion molecule-like isoform X1, translated as MSKKAEDTHTHTLSAFVHAGILSAVVKSRQATEPSFAVLCILKDVPGVDKSCSLGGRGTQRFTQDEGGEEERRNSYSFTIFTLRPTPFFPGRVAGVNITSQAHLVRGTLGGEALLSVSYTSTSSDQPVIKWQLKRDKQQPITVVQSIGTSIIGNLRPEYRDRIMVFENGTLLLHNLQLSDEGAYEVEISITDDPFTAERNINLTVDVPVSRPFVQMIASSVLELSELFTLHCSHGDGTKPTYGWLKGGKVLTNDSRLLLSHDMKYLTIARVLMSDDDFYSCTVENPISSMRSVPVKLTVYRRSSLYIILTTGGIFLLITLVTVCACWKPSRKKKRRAAMAAALQRSPVYVERSDVRSDVSHEVDVVPTTIAHGTPGRRSPMALYVLNEDDSLKSEDEYSANSISLSVLAPPGYPSPLPLSSHSPEAPTRPVRKYPHTPVPSPPATPLRPPGQPPVMPSTPPPGSPPHVQSSGHKLRPPVGIPSNRQTEEPPATPESDDQD; from the exons ATGTCTAAGAAAGctgaggatacacacacacacacactcagtgctTTTGTTCATGCTGGGATCCTGAGTGCTGTGGTTAAGAGCAGGCAGGCAACTGAGCCCAGTTTTGCAGTCTTGTGCATTCTCAAGGACGTGCCTGGAGTGGACAAATCATGCTCATTGGGTGGGAGAGGGACTCAGCGCTTTACCCAagatgaagggggagaggaagaaagaagaaaCAGCTATTCCTTCACTATTTTCACTCTTCGGCCTACTCCTTTTTTTCCAGGCAG AGTGGCCGGCGTCAACATCACCAGTCAGGCTCATCTGGTCCGAGGCACGTTGGGTGGAGAGGCCCTCCTCTCCGTCAGCTACACCAGCACTAGCTCTGACCAACCGGTCATCAAGTGGCAGCTGAAGAGGGACAAGCAGCAGCCCATCACCGTAGTCCAGTCCATAGGCACCAGCATCATCGGGAATCTGCGGCCCGAGTACAGGGACCGCATCATGGTGTTTGAGAATGGCACCTTGCTCCTCCACAACCTGCAGCTGTCTGACGAGGGGGCCTATGAAGTGGAGATCTCCATCACAGACGATCCCTTCACTGCGGAGCGCAACATCAACCTCACCGTAGATG TACCTGTGTCCAGACCCTTCGTCCAAATGATAGCCTCCTCGGTGCTGGAGTTGAGTGAACTCTTCACCTTACACTGTTCCCACGGCGATGGCACCAAGCCCACCTATGGCTGGCTGAAAGGGGGAAAGGTGCTGACCAATGACTCACGCTTGCTCCTGTCACATGACATGAAGTATCTGACCATCGCCCGGGTGCTGATGTCAGACGATGACTTCTACAGCTGTACAGTGGAGAACCCAATAAGCAGCATGAGGAGTGTGCCCGTCAAACTCACCGTCTACA GACGGAGTTCCCTGTATATCATCCTCACCACCGGGGGCATTTTCCTCCTCATCACCCTGGTGACAGTGTGCGCCTGCTGGAAGCCCTCCAGAAA GAAGAAGCGGCGGGCTGCCATGGCAGCCGCGTTGCAGAGATCTCCGGTATATGTAGAGCGGAGTGACGTCAGGAGTGACGTCAGTCACgagg TTGATGTGGTGCCAACAACAATAGCCCATGGAACACCTGGCCGCAGGAGCCCAATGGCTCTTTACGTTCTCAATGAAGAT GACAGTCTCAAAAGTGAGGACGAGTATTCAGCCAACTCCATCAGCCTCTCAGTCCTCGCCCCGCCCGGTTACCCCAGCCCCCTCCCACTGTCCTCCCACTCACCCGAGGCACCCACCCGGCCTGTCCGAAAATATCCCCATACCCCTGTTCCCTCGCCCCCTGCCACCCCACTCAGGCCCCCTGGCCAGCCACCTGTCATGCCCTCAACTCCACCGCCTGGTTCACCTCCACATGTCCAGAGCTCTGGGCATAAACTTCGCCCTCCTGTGGGCATCCCCTCCAATCGACAGACAGAGGAGCCCCCGGCCACCCCAGAGTCCGACGACCAGGATTAA
- the LOC135546055 gene encoding hepatic and glial cell adhesion molecule-like isoform X2 translates to MKGERKKEETAIPSLFSLFGLLLFFQAVRVAGVNITSQAHLVRGTLGGEALLSVSYTSTSSDQPVIKWQLKRDKQQPITVVQSIGTSIIGNLRPEYRDRIMVFENGTLLLHNLQLSDEGAYEVEISITDDPFTAERNINLTVDVPVSRPFVQMIASSVLELSELFTLHCSHGDGTKPTYGWLKGGKVLTNDSRLLLSHDMKYLTIARVLMSDDDFYSCTVENPISSMRSVPVKLTVYRRSSLYIILTTGGIFLLITLVTVCACWKPSRKKKRRAAMAAALQRSPVYVERSDVRSDVSHEVDVVPTTIAHGTPGRRSPMALYVLNEDDSLKSEDEYSANSISLSVLAPPGYPSPLPLSSHSPEAPTRPVRKYPHTPVPSPPATPLRPPGQPPVMPSTPPPGSPPHVQSSGHKLRPPVGIPSNRQTEEPPATPESDDQD, encoded by the exons atgaagggggagaggaagaaagaagaaaCAGCTATTCCTTCACTATTTTCACTCTTCGGCCTACTCCTTTTTTTCCAGGCAG TCAGAGTGGCCGGCGTCAACATCACCAGTCAGGCTCATCTGGTCCGAGGCACGTTGGGTGGAGAGGCCCTCCTCTCCGTCAGCTACACCAGCACTAGCTCTGACCAACCGGTCATCAAGTGGCAGCTGAAGAGGGACAAGCAGCAGCCCATCACCGTAGTCCAGTCCATAGGCACCAGCATCATCGGGAATCTGCGGCCCGAGTACAGGGACCGCATCATGGTGTTTGAGAATGGCACCTTGCTCCTCCACAACCTGCAGCTGTCTGACGAGGGGGCCTATGAAGTGGAGATCTCCATCACAGACGATCCCTTCACTGCGGAGCGCAACATCAACCTCACCGTAGATG TACCTGTGTCCAGACCCTTCGTCCAAATGATAGCCTCCTCGGTGCTGGAGTTGAGTGAACTCTTCACCTTACACTGTTCCCACGGCGATGGCACCAAGCCCACCTATGGCTGGCTGAAAGGGGGAAAGGTGCTGACCAATGACTCACGCTTGCTCCTGTCACATGACATGAAGTATCTGACCATCGCCCGGGTGCTGATGTCAGACGATGACTTCTACAGCTGTACAGTGGAGAACCCAATAAGCAGCATGAGGAGTGTGCCCGTCAAACTCACCGTCTACA GACGGAGTTCCCTGTATATCATCCTCACCACCGGGGGCATTTTCCTCCTCATCACCCTGGTGACAGTGTGCGCCTGCTGGAAGCCCTCCAGAAA GAAGAAGCGGCGGGCTGCCATGGCAGCCGCGTTGCAGAGATCTCCGGTATATGTAGAGCGGAGTGACGTCAGGAGTGACGTCAGTCACgagg TTGATGTGGTGCCAACAACAATAGCCCATGGAACACCTGGCCGCAGGAGCCCAATGGCTCTTTACGTTCTCAATGAAGAT GACAGTCTCAAAAGTGAGGACGAGTATTCAGCCAACTCCATCAGCCTCTCAGTCCTCGCCCCGCCCGGTTACCCCAGCCCCCTCCCACTGTCCTCCCACTCACCCGAGGCACCCACCCGGCCTGTCCGAAAATATCCCCATACCCCTGTTCCCTCGCCCCCTGCCACCCCACTCAGGCCCCCTGGCCAGCCACCTGTCATGCCCTCAACTCCACCGCCTGGTTCACCTCCACATGTCCAGAGCTCTGGGCATAAACTTCGCCCTCCTGTGGGCATCCCCTCCAATCGACAGACAGAGGAGCCCCCGGCCACCCCAGAGTCCGACGACCAGGATTAA